One segment of Penaeus vannamei isolate JL-2024 chromosome 3, ASM4276789v1, whole genome shotgun sequence DNA contains the following:
- the LOC138867595 gene encoding uncharacterized protein gives MILPGDVIGLITQSCAELRSDETCTYIDLGYSSPANSKPKSTHNFTRLMKWCFGRGSSSSTMDPVTLSTARIAPSVGTFVRRDLTSKLASFFIFIYRTLQTSDEVRRVLQVRITDDSHGGGEGFRQTLGQTMGSAANARSDRSHRHTWLVYLRETSHGRVAGGLLQQVKQAFPLSRPQEYVPRLLLKPGSFHLPLAFRHFPVNRSIGK, from the exons ATG atccttccaggtgacgtcataggccttatcacccaaagctgcgcagaactccgaagtgacgagacctgtacttatatagaccttgggtactcatccccagcgaactcgaagccgaagtccacacacaacttcacgaggcttatgaagtggtgctttggaaGAGGAAGTTCGTCATccaccatggatccggtgaccctctcgactgcccggatagctccatctgtgggtacatttgtaagaagggatttaacgtcaaaactagccagtttttttatttttatatacagaaccctgcagacgtctgatgaggtccgcagagttcttcaggtgagaatcactgatgactcccatggcggcggagaggggtttcgccaaacacttggccaaacgatggggagcgctgccaatgccagaagtgatcggtctcatcggcacacctggcttgtgtaccttcgggagacctctcatggacgggttgcggggggcctcctccagcaagtgaagcaagcctttccccttagccgaccgcaggagtacgtccctcgccttcttcttaaacctggcagcttccatcttcccctcgcctttcgtcactttcctgtaaacagaagcatcggaaagtaa